From one Paenibacillus sp. FSL K6-1330 genomic stretch:
- the ppaX gene encoding pyrophosphatase PpaX — protein MIETVLFDLDGTIIDTNELIISSFLHVFEAQAPGPLTREQIIPHMGTTLEQQLQAFSGGVEDVSPFVKAYRSFNTLHHDEMVRPFPHVNEVVERLHRHGLSLGIVTTKIRPSTMMTLEKYDLERFMSTIVTVNDVEHPKPHPEPVLTAIERLGANPATTLMIGDSPVDIQSAKAAGVKAAAVAWSLKGEQKLMEYGPDYVLKDMKDLYEIVGLQEE, from the coding sequence ATGATAGAAACCGTACTGTTTGATTTAGACGGAACCATTATTGATACGAATGAATTGATTATCTCGTCGTTTCTGCATGTCTTCGAGGCTCAAGCACCGGGACCGTTAACCAGGGAGCAGATCATTCCACATATGGGAACCACGCTGGAACAGCAGCTGCAGGCTTTCTCGGGAGGCGTTGAGGATGTTAGTCCGTTTGTCAAAGCCTACCGTTCCTTCAACACGCTTCATCATGATGAGATGGTTAGACCGTTCCCTCATGTAAATGAGGTCGTGGAGCGCCTTCATCGTCACGGGCTTTCGCTTGGGATTGTAACAACTAAGATTCGTCCTTCTACGATGATGACTTTGGAAAAGTACGATCTCGAGCGATTCATGTCGACGATTGTTACGGTGAACGACGTCGAGCATCCGAAACCGCATCCTGAGCCCGTTCTGACAGCAATTGAGCGGCTGGGCGCCAATCCGGCTACGACATTGATGATCGGGGACAGTCCGGTCGACATTCAGTCCGCCAAGGCGGCGGGTGTGAAGGCCGCAGCTGTAGCTTGGTCCCTGAAGGGTGAGCAGAAGCTGATGGAGTATGGTCCGGATTATGTTTTAAAGGATATGAAAGACCTGTATGAAATCGTAGGACTTCAAGAGGAATAG
- the hprK gene encoding HPr(Ser) kinase/phosphatase codes for MAKKVKVSELVQQFQLEVIAGEEGLKRQITTDDLNRPGLEMAGYFEYHPRERVQLLGRTELAFFGMLKPEERKERMRSLCTEETPCIVVTRSLEVPEELVELGNERGLPVLRSSMATTILTSRFTSFLERKLAPTTTIHGVLCDVYGVGMLITGSSGIGKSETALELVKRGHRLIADDAVEIRQTSDFQLHGTAPELIRHLLEIRGVGIINVMTLFGAGAVRNNKRITLVVRLEAWQQDKQYDRLGLDEETTRIIETDIPLVTIPVRPGRNLAVIIEVAAMNYRLKQMGLNAALQFTNKLTATIAEDMDDLD; via the coding sequence ATGGCCAAGAAAGTGAAGGTATCCGAGCTGGTCCAGCAGTTTCAGCTGGAGGTCATCGCAGGTGAGGAAGGCTTAAAACGTCAGATTACAACGGACGATCTGAATCGCCCGGGATTGGAAATGGCCGGTTATTTTGAATACCATCCGCGGGAACGGGTCCAGCTACTGGGCCGCACGGAGTTGGCTTTCTTCGGAATGCTGAAGCCGGAAGAGCGTAAAGAGCGGATGCGCAGCCTGTGTACGGAAGAAACACCTTGCATTGTAGTTACTCGTTCCTTGGAAGTGCCGGAGGAACTGGTGGAACTCGGGAACGAAAGAGGTTTGCCTGTACTGCGCAGCAGTATGGCGACAACCATTCTGACAAGCCGATTCACAAGCTTCCTGGAGCGTAAACTTGCACCAACTACAACCATCCACGGGGTATTGTGCGATGTTTATGGCGTGGGGATGCTGATCACAGGTTCAAGCGGTATCGGGAAGAGTGAGACGGCATTGGAGCTCGTCAAACGCGGACACCGGTTGATTGCGGATGATGCGGTGGAGATACGTCAGACATCGGATTTTCAGCTTCACGGAACGGCGCCGGAGTTGATTCGCCATCTTCTGGAGATTCGCGGAGTTGGTATTATTAATGTCATGACGTTATTCGGTGCAGGAGCCGTTCGGAACAATAAACGGATTACGCTTGTTGTTCGATTGGAAGCTTGGCAGCAGGATAAACAGTATGATCGTCTGGGATTAGATGAAGAAACAACACGAATTATTGAGACAGACATCCCTCTGGTCACCATTCCGGTTCGTCCAGGACGTAACCTTGCGGTTATTATTGAGGTAGCAGCTATGAACTACAGATTGAAACAAATGGGACTGAATGCTGCGCTGCAGTTTACGAACAAACTGACAGCTACGATCGCTGAAGATATGGACGATTTGGACTAG
- a CDS encoding acyltransferase, with protein sequence MARKVTRYPVEGPNALWQIYRTVSPFKGVKNFIFIQLARYCPILPLKNWIYRHMLGMKVGRHTAFGLMVMVDVFFPEKISIGENSVIGYNTTILAHEYLIKEYRLGEVRIGENVLIGANTTILPGVTIGDGAVVAAGSVVHKDVAPGVFVGGNPLRELKRTSTESESI encoded by the coding sequence ATGGCCAGAAAGGTTACCCGTTATCCTGTAGAAGGGCCCAACGCGCTATGGCAAATCTACCGCACCGTGAGCCCGTTTAAGGGCGTCAAGAACTTCATCTTTATCCAGTTGGCCCGCTATTGCCCTATCCTGCCCTTGAAGAACTGGATATACCGCCATATGCTCGGGATGAAGGTGGGAAGACATACTGCGTTTGGATTGATGGTCATGGTGGATGTGTTTTTTCCGGAGAAAATATCTATCGGCGAGAATTCGGTGATCGGCTACAATACAACGATTCTTGCCCATGAGTATCTAATAAAGGAATATCGTCTGGGTGAAGTGCGGATCGGGGAGAATGTGCTCATCGGCGCGAACACCACGATTTTGCCTGGCGTAACGATCGGAGATGGAGCGGTTGTTGCTGCAGGGTCTGTCGTACATAAAGATGTGGCACCGGGTGTTTTTGTAGGCGGCAATCCATTGCGAGAGCTGAAGAGGACATCGACGGAAAGTGAGTCAATTTGA
- the lgt gene encoding prolipoprotein diacylglyceryl transferase, whose amino-acid sequence MQTLLIDPVAFSIGSLRVHWYGLILGLGALAGLLLAIREGKRFGIPQEFFMDLLLLGVPSAIIGARIYYVAFKWEDYKDNFLDVFKIWNGGIAIFGALIGAIICALIFVRRKGYSFWRIADICAPSLLAGQIIGRWGNFVNQEAYGGPVSESFLRGQLHLPDFIVNQMNVQGVFHHPTFLYESLWNLVGIVILLILRRQKFLRAGELFIGYFIWYSIGRFFIEAVRTDSLAFQGATGLADFINNTLWAPMTWMGFELGHLDPAYGNIRISQLLSVFFVIAGIVLIVVRRVTGRANVRYLDPIVSTKIGAGPTPEADLQTDKAVKSSAQAPVKQDKLAADPVEKDDTSSLIQTQETEVKSSRVEDTPAIKPDTEDKKE is encoded by the coding sequence ATGCAAACATTGCTCATCGATCCGGTGGCGTTCTCCATCGGATCGCTGCGTGTTCATTGGTATGGCTTGATTTTGGGGTTGGGAGCTTTAGCGGGGCTGTTACTGGCCATTCGCGAGGGGAAGCGTTTTGGCATTCCGCAGGAATTTTTTATGGATTTGCTCTTGCTTGGTGTTCCTTCCGCAATCATTGGTGCGCGTATTTATTATGTAGCTTTTAAATGGGAAGATTATAAAGACAACTTCCTGGATGTGTTCAAAATATGGAACGGCGGGATTGCCATATTCGGTGCCCTTATTGGTGCCATTATCTGTGCGTTAATCTTTGTTCGCCGGAAAGGCTATTCATTCTGGCGGATTGCCGATATCTGCGCTCCGTCCCTGTTGGCTGGTCAGATCATTGGACGCTGGGGGAACTTCGTTAACCAGGAGGCCTATGGCGGTCCTGTAAGTGAATCCTTTTTACGCGGACAGCTGCACCTGCCTGATTTCATCGTGAATCAAATGAATGTACAAGGTGTATTCCATCATCCTACCTTCTTATATGAATCGCTATGGAACTTGGTGGGTATTGTCATATTGCTTATCCTCCGCAGACAGAAATTCCTGCGCGCAGGCGAACTCTTCATCGGATATTTCATCTGGTATTCCATCGGCCGATTCTTCATTGAAGCGGTGCGTACGGACAGCTTGGCGTTCCAAGGCGCAACCGGACTTGCCGACTTCATTAACAATACGCTGTGGGCACCGATGACTTGGATGGGCTTTGAACTGGGCCATCTGGATCCGGCTTACGGCAATATTCGGATTTCTCAGCTGCTGTCGGTGTTCTTCGTCATTGCAGGCATCGTATTGATCGTTGTACGCCGCGTAACAGGCCGCGCCAATGTGCGTTATTTGGACCCCATCGTGTCAACGAAGATCGGAGCAGGGCCAACGCCTGAAGCTGACCTTCAGACGGATAAAGCCGTGAAGTCATCTGCGCAGGCACCTGTTAAGCAGGATAAACTGGCAGCAGATCCAGTAGAGAAGGATGATACAAGCTCTCTAATCCAAACCCAGGAGACGGAAGTCAAATCGTCCCGAGTAGAAGATACTCCGGCAATAAAACCAGATACGGAGGACAAAAAGGAGTAG
- a CDS encoding acyltransferase encodes MSATLNKKERLPQLDIYRALAILGVLHVHATSFATVDAIDSRFYYIINFLNIFFKYGTPSFIFLSSFVLFYNYADRPLTKDLIKNFYKRRLLYILLPYVLFSIIYFFVRMYQNGLLNSSFDLWAQMPLFFERLIRGQNYTHLYFVFISLQFYILFPIFLKLFKSSRFLVRWAVPIGFLLQWGFIIWNKYELHYTFKGSLAISYLAYYMLGAYLAMNYDKFKGWLTSSWKKQTSGQRAGTVVLWAGWLAMALTHVQIWYNQRLHGAKYDSLLYELLWNLHTVFSAIVLMQLASWLYNSGWKLIVKVLTRIGELSFAIYLVHPLWLFLYREYDLKLNPVTDDYLIWIYGGMVTALIVSALVVQTVFRWIPGSWMLLGSVPRSLKPSSKAPKAPTQRKDTVTGDSKKSVDL; translated from the coding sequence ATGAGTGCAACGCTGAACAAGAAGGAAAGGCTGCCGCAGCTCGATATTTATCGTGCGCTGGCCATCCTGGGCGTGCTTCACGTTCATGCGACTTCATTTGCAACAGTGGATGCGATTGATTCGCGATTCTATTATATTATTAATTTTTTGAATATTTTCTTTAAATACGGTACACCCTCGTTTATATTCCTAAGCAGCTTCGTGCTGTTCTATAACTATGCGGACCGGCCGCTGACCAAAGATCTAATCAAAAACTTCTACAAACGGCGGCTCTTGTACATTTTGCTGCCTTATGTGTTGTTCTCGATCATCTATTTCTTTGTGCGGATGTATCAGAACGGGCTGCTCAACAGCTCATTTGATCTATGGGCACAGATGCCTCTTTTCTTTGAACGTTTAATTCGGGGGCAGAACTATACGCACTTATATTTTGTATTTATCAGTTTGCAGTTCTATATCTTGTTCCCGATCTTCCTTAAGCTGTTCAAATCGTCACGGTTTCTCGTACGGTGGGCGGTTCCCATCGGGTTCCTGCTTCAATGGGGCTTTATCATATGGAATAAATACGAGCTGCACTACACGTTTAAAGGAAGCCTGGCCATCTCGTATTTAGCCTATTATATGCTGGGTGCTTATCTGGCGATGAATTACGACAAATTCAAGGGCTGGCTTACGTCATCCTGGAAAAAGCAGACTTCAGGTCAAAGAGCAGGTACGGTCGTGTTATGGGCCGGTTGGCTTGCGATGGCACTGACACATGTGCAGATTTGGTACAATCAGAGATTGCACGGTGCCAAATACGACTCCCTGTTGTACGAGCTGTTATGGAATCTGCACACGGTTTTCTCCGCGATTGTGCTGATGCAGCTGGCCAGCTGGCTGTATAACAGCGGTTGGAAACTCATCGTGAAGGTGCTGACGCGGATTGGCGAGTTGTCCTTCGCGATCTATCTGGTGCATCCGCTCTGGCTGTTCCTATACCGGGAGTACGATCTCAAGCTGAATCCGGTAACCGATGATTATCTCATCTGGATTTATGGTGGCATGGTTACTGCGCTGATTGTCAGTGCACTGGTGGTACAAACGGTGTTCCGGTGGATTCCAGGCTCCTGGATGCTGCTTGGCAGCGTTCCGCGATCATTGAAGCCATCATCCAAAGCACCGAAAGCACCAACGCAGAGAAAAGATACCGTTACAGGCGACAGCAAAAAATCGGTGGATCTATAA